One window of the Perca flavescens isolate YP-PL-M2 chromosome 5, PFLA_1.0, whole genome shotgun sequence genome contains the following:
- the LOC114556320 gene encoding LOW QUALITY PROTEIN: serine protease inhibitor A3K-like (The sequence of the model RefSeq protein was modified relative to this genomic sequence to represent the inferred CDS: inserted 1 base in 1 codon), giving the protein MVQVPVPMMNLEDDFYTYHNDQLNTTVLQPLLRSYSMLLMLPDVMATLENAICPNHCIYSKFSIKTSYNLNVVLSEMGMTDMFGDRANFSGISEEQGLAVSDVVHQASLGVDETXATAAAATGISIGLTAIRFPVPVLKFNRPFMVIITDLNTETILFLGRIINPPK; this is encoded by the exons ATGGTCCAGGTTCCAGTCCCCATGATGAATCTGGAGGATGATTTCTACACCTATCACAATGACCAGCTGAACACGACGGTCCTTCAGCCCCTTCTCCGCTCCTACTCCATGCTGCTGATGTTGCCTGACGTCATGGCAACACTGGAGAATGCCATCTGCCCGAACCAC TGTATATATTCAAAGTTCTCCATCAAGACTTCCTACAACCTCAACGTTGTGCTGTCAGAAATGGGAATGACAGACATGTTTGGTGATCGTGCAAATTTCAGCGGCATTTCAGAGGAGCAAGGACTGGCAGTCTCAGAT GTTGTGCACCAAGCTTCGCTGGGCGTGGACGAGA GAGCCACCGCTGCTGCCGCCACAGGCATCAGCATCGGACTGACTGCCATCCGGTTCCCTGTCCCTGTGTTGAAGTTCAATCGTCCATTCATGGTCATCATCACTGACCTTAACACTGAGACAATCCTCTTCTTGGGAAGGATTATCAACCCACCCAAGTGA